A region from the Pseudonocardia petroleophila genome encodes:
- a CDS encoding DUF4236 domain-containing protein: MGFWLHKSIKILPGVHVTVSNGGVSYSVGPRNARLTRHPGGRISSTVGLARMGLVHSTTLREARANRPTPPPAPAPVPPPPAAQPPDSPAPAPTPAPPTWAPSPVEPSWERDLLDALTTGRYAAVARAHGRTDPVVRLLAAALDGLAEPDPVRSRELLGWVAAQGTTPLHHHPFTTRHLRDRTWPVQIAHGATAYLGIANDVVLLAVAELHQAAGDLDAAIWTVEQAEPTAPAALSLTELYSDAGRHTDVVDLTTSTVNADDATALLLVFRGRALAELGHPDAARDALQGSLRVPRASSVRHRALLERARVDLSQGRRDDARRDLETVLHEDPVFPGLAAALQEIR; this comes from the coding sequence GTGGGCTTCTGGCTGCACAAGAGCATCAAGATCCTCCCGGGCGTGCACGTCACGGTGAGCAACGGCGGCGTCAGCTACTCCGTCGGCCCGCGCAACGCCCGCCTGACCCGCCACCCCGGTGGGCGGATCAGCAGCACCGTCGGGCTGGCGCGGATGGGGCTGGTCCACTCCACGACCCTGCGCGAGGCGCGGGCGAACCGGCCCACCCCGCCGCCCGCACCCGCGCCTGTTCCGCCCCCGCCCGCCGCGCAGCCGCCCGACTCACCTGCGCCCGCGCCCACCCCTGCGCCACCCACCTGGGCCCCGTCGCCCGTCGAACCGTCCTGGGAGCGCGACCTCCTCGACGCGCTGACCACCGGCCGCTACGCCGCCGTCGCCCGCGCCCACGGCCGGACCGACCCCGTCGTCCGCCTCCTCGCCGCCGCCCTCGACGGCCTCGCCGAGCCCGATCCCGTCCGCTCGCGCGAGCTGCTCGGCTGGGTGGCCGCCCAGGGCACGACGCCGCTGCACCACCACCCCTTCACCACCCGCCACCTCCGCGACCGGACGTGGCCGGTCCAGATCGCCCACGGCGCCACCGCCTACCTCGGGATCGCGAACGACGTCGTCCTGCTGGCCGTCGCCGAGCTGCACCAGGCGGCGGGTGACCTGGACGCTGCGATCTGGACGGTCGAGCAGGCCGAGCCCACCGCCCCCGCCGCCCTGTCCCTCACCGAGCTCTACAGCGACGCGGGTCGGCACACCGACGTCGTCGACCTGACGACCAGCACCGTCAACGCCGACGACGCCACCGCCCTGCTGCTGGTCTTCCGCGGCCGCGCCCTCGCCGAGCTCGGCCACCCCGACGCCGCCCGCGACGCGCTGCAGGGGTCCCTGCGCGTCCCCCGCGCCTCCTCCGTCCGGCACCGGGCCCTGCTCGAACGCGCCCGCGTGGACCTCTCGCAGGGCCGGCGCGACGACGCCCGCCGCGACCTGGAGACGGTCCTGCACGAGGACCCCGTCTTCCCCGGCCTCGCCGCGGCCCTGCAGGAGATCCGATGA
- a CDS encoding RNA polymerase sigma factor produces the protein MSGESVRAERPRSFAEFCVLARPRVCASLRAMTDGDRDVEDVVQEALLIARHRWDEVGSYEYPEAWLVRVSLRMLVRWRTRDRSRITALDHDPADTDAAQALDHLERSHDLAAVIATLPTRQREVITLFYRLDLPVAEIASALDMRPGTVRSLLARGRATIAARWSDDTGTSR, from the coding sequence ATGAGCGGTGAGAGCGTGCGGGCGGAGCGGCCGCGGAGCTTCGCCGAGTTCTGCGTCCTCGCGCGGCCGCGGGTGTGCGCGTCGCTGCGCGCGATGACCGACGGGGACCGCGACGTCGAGGACGTCGTCCAGGAGGCGCTGCTGATCGCCCGGCACCGGTGGGACGAGGTCGGGTCGTACGAGTACCCGGAGGCGTGGCTGGTCCGGGTGAGCCTGCGGATGCTCGTGCGCTGGCGGACCCGTGACCGCTCCCGCATCACGGCGCTCGACCACGACCCGGCCGACACCGACGCCGCGCAGGCGCTCGATCACCTCGAGCGCAGCCACGACCTCGCGGCGGTCATCGCGACGCTGCCGACCCGACAGCGCGAGGTGATCACGCTGTTCTACCGCCTCGACCTCCCGGTCGCCGAGATCGCCAGCGCGCTCGACATGCGGCCCGGCACGGTCCGCAGCCTGCTCGCCCGTGGCCGCGCGACGATCGCCGCCCGCTGGTCCGACGACACCGGGACATCGCGATGA
- a CDS encoding sigma factor-like helix-turn-helix DNA-binding protein, whose translation MTGAEARLRAAAHQLDGDVDLLDSYQRFLALEQAYAERTMHDEGVASLSAAAAAVEAHSVGESAARAGDDDTARLHLDLAHRLGLPGLTRPGGRENWEGVDLDTVADAAAAGDRAAVAALLTRLRPLVGRYCRARLQTVPLSGPVVDPDDLVHTVLMAVLARLPERRSTSVTGFALAIARQAVRAGGRQTAMPPGLDAGLHELDAGLRELPLDERNVVVARVVIGRSAAETADLLGMTPGDVRIAQHRALARLRMLLSDPGTPSGTPSEP comes from the coding sequence ATGACCGGCGCCGAGGCCCGGCTGCGCGCCGCCGCCCACCAGCTCGACGGCGACGTCGACCTCCTCGACTCCTACCAGCGGTTCCTGGCGCTCGAACAGGCTTACGCCGAACGGACGATGCACGACGAGGGGGTCGCGTCGCTGTCGGCCGCGGCCGCCGCAGTGGAGGCGCACTCCGTCGGCGAGTCCGCGGCACGTGCAGGTGACGACGACACGGCCCGCCTGCACCTCGATCTGGCCCACCGGCTCGGCCTCCCCGGGCTCACCCGGCCGGGCGGGCGGGAGAACTGGGAGGGCGTCGACCTCGACACGGTCGCCGACGCCGCCGCAGCAGGCGACCGGGCCGCCGTGGCCGCTCTGCTCACCCGACTGCGCCCGCTCGTCGGACGGTACTGCCGCGCGCGGCTGCAGACCGTTCCGCTGAGCGGTCCGGTCGTCGATCCCGACGACCTGGTGCACACGGTCCTGATGGCCGTCCTCGCCCGGCTGCCCGAGCGTCGGTCAACGTCGGTGACCGGCTTCGCGTTGGCGATCGCCCGTCAGGCCGTCCGTGCCGGTGGACGACAGACCGCGATGCCACCCGGACTCGACGCAGGGCTGCACGAACTCGACGCAGGGCTGCGCGAACTGCCGCTCGACGAGCGCAACGTCGTCGTCGCCCGGGTGGTGATCGGTCGCTCCGCGGCCGAGACGGCGGACCTGCTGGGCATGACGCCCGGGGACGTCAGGATCGCCCAGCACCGTGCGCTGGCCCGGCTCCGGATGCTGCTGAGCGACCCCGGAACCCCGAGCGGTACCCCTTCCGAGCCGTGA
- a CDS encoding DUF899 domain-containing protein, whose protein sequence is MTRPPIVDAAEWDAARRALLVREKELTRARDAMAARRRRMPWMRVEQEYALDGPDGRVSLLDLFDGRRQLIVYRAFLEEGVHGWPDHACRGCSLVADQVAHVAHLHARDTTLVFASRAPQPDIARVKERMGWTMPWFTMTDGFDADFGVDHWHGTNAFVRDGESVYRTYFVDNRGDEAMGGTWSYLDITALGRQEAWEDSPEGYPQSPPYAWWDWHDEY, encoded by the coding sequence ATGACCCGACCCCCGATCGTCGACGCCGCCGAGTGGGACGCCGCCCGCCGCGCGCTCCTCGTGCGGGAGAAGGAGCTGACCCGCGCCCGCGACGCGATGGCCGCCCGCCGGCGCCGGATGCCGTGGATGCGCGTCGAGCAGGAGTACGCGTTAGACGGTCCCGACGGCCGGGTGAGCCTGCTCGACCTGTTCGACGGCCGCCGCCAGCTGATCGTCTACCGCGCCTTCCTGGAGGAAGGCGTGCACGGCTGGCCCGACCACGCCTGCCGCGGCTGCTCGCTGGTGGCCGACCAGGTCGCGCACGTCGCCCACCTGCACGCCCGCGACACCACCCTCGTCTTCGCCTCCCGCGCACCCCAGCCCGACATCGCGCGGGTGAAGGAGCGGATGGGCTGGACGATGCCGTGGTTCACGATGACCGACGGCTTCGACGCCGACTTCGGCGTCGACCATTGGCACGGGACCAACGCGTTCGTCCGGGACGGCGAGAGCGTCTACCGCACCTACTTCGTCGACAACCGCGGGGACGAGGCGATGGGTGGCACGTGGAGCTACCTCGACATCACCGCCCTGGGCCGGCAGGAGGCGTGGGAGGACTCGCCGGAGGGCTACCCCCAGTCCCCGCCGTACGCCTGGTGGGACTGGCACGACGAGTACTGA
- a CDS encoding ArsR/SmtB family transcription factor, producing the protein MPPEGGDVEAVAEQVFVALADPTRRAVLAELASGGPATATDLSARLPITRQAVAKHLALLADAGLVTAEPGEGRRVRFRLRSAPMRVAQQFLAALARDWDGPLDRLTRHLGGPDDPAR; encoded by the coding sequence ATGCCGCCTGAGGGCGGCGACGTCGAGGCGGTGGCGGAGCAGGTCTTCGTCGCCCTCGCCGACCCGACCCGCCGGGCCGTCCTCGCCGAGCTCGCCTCCGGCGGGCCCGCGACGGCCACCGACCTGTCGGCCCGCCTGCCGATCACCCGGCAGGCCGTCGCCAAGCACCTCGCCCTGCTCGCGGACGCGGGGCTCGTCACCGCCGAACCGGGGGAGGGCCGCCGGGTGCGCTTCCGGCTGCGCTCGGCCCCGATGCGGGTGGCGCAGCAGTTCCTCGCCGCACTGGCCCGCGACTGGGACGGCCCCCTCGACCGCCTGACCCGCCATCTCGGAGGACCCGATGACCCTGCCCGCTGA
- a CDS encoding SRPBCC domain-containing protein, whose protein sequence is MGFPDRIERTVEIARPPEDVWTALTTADGLAAWFGEKATIDLRPGGEAEMSWSSGDVARMRVERVEEPSVFGFTWHINGLPDDDPRRTYVEFTLVEDGPGTRLTVVESGFAQLPTEAHDTAFGGNTQGWASELGELVSYLDAA, encoded by the coding sequence ATGGGATTCCCCGACCGCATCGAGCGGACCGTCGAGATCGCCCGCCCGCCGGAGGACGTCTGGACGGCGCTGACCACGGCCGACGGTCTCGCCGCCTGGTTCGGCGAGAAGGCCACGATCGACCTGCGCCCGGGCGGTGAGGCAGAGATGTCCTGGTCCAGCGGAGACGTCGCCCGCATGCGAGTGGAGCGCGTCGAGGAGCCGTCGGTGTTCGGGTTCACCTGGCACATCAACGGTCTGCCCGACGACGATCCGCGCCGGACCTACGTCGAGTTCACGCTCGTGGAGGACGGTCCCGGCACGCGGCTGACCGTCGTCGAGAGCGGGTTCGCGCAGCTGCCCACCGAGGCCCACGACACCGCGTTCGGCGGCAACACCCAGGGCTGGGCGAGCGAGCTCGGCGAGCTGGTCAGCTACCTCGATGCCGCCTGA